A portion of the Blautia hansenii DSM 20583 genome contains these proteins:
- the epsC gene encoding serine O-acetyltransferase EpsC → MGFISHIKEEFQVIRERDPAIKTPLEVLLYPSFRVMIQYRRAHKLYEKGHFFLARWVSQRAARKTGIEIHPGAQIGKGLFIDHGSGVIIGETAIIGDNVTLYQGVTLGGTGKETGKRHPTLKNNVMVSAGAKILGSFTIGENSKIGAGSVVLEEVPPNCTVVGVPGRVVRKGNQKVPRSDMDQIHLPDPTLDDIHKLQQENDRLRSELQRMGYELNDIKEREAQCRRARALEAKERRQEEEREI, encoded by the coding sequence ATGGGATTTATTAGTCATATAAAAGAAGAATTTCAGGTTATCAGGGAACGGGACCCTGCAATTAAAACACCTTTAGAGGTTTTGTTGTATCCCAGCTTTCGTGTTATGATACAGTACAGGCGGGCTCATAAATTATACGAAAAAGGACATTTCTTTCTGGCACGGTGGGTATCTCAGCGGGCAGCCAGAAAAACAGGAATTGAAATTCATCCGGGAGCGCAGATTGGAAAAGGGCTGTTTATTGACCACGGCTCAGGAGTGATTATCGGAGAAACGGCTATTATCGGTGATAATGTAACACTGTATCAGGGAGTTACTTTAGGCGGCACAGGAAAAGAAACGGGAAAACGACATCCTACTTTGAAAAACAACGTTATGGTAAGCGCCGGAGCAAAGATTTTAGGCTCATTTACCATTGGAGAAAACTCCAAAATCGGTGCCGGAAGCGTGGTTTTAGAGGAGGTTCCGCCTAATTGTACAGTTGTAGGCGTACCGGGGCGTGTGGTAAGAAAAGGAAACCAGAAGGTTCCTAGAAGTGATATGGACCAAATTCATCTTCCGGATCCAACCTTAGATGATATCCATAAGCTTCAGCAGGAAAATGACAGACTGCGTTCCGAATTACAGCGTATGGGTTATGAATTAAATGATATAAAAGAAAGAGAAGCGCAATGCCGCAGGGCAAGAGCCTTGGAGGCAAAAGAAAGAAGACAGGAGGAAGAAAGAGAAATATGA
- the cysS gene encoding cysteine--tRNA ligase, which produces MRIYNTLTKKKEEFIPLEEGKVKMYVCGPTVYNFIHIGNARPMIVFDTVRRYMEYKGYEVNYVSNFTDVDDKIIAKAVEEGVSAEEISSRYIKECKKDMADMNVKPATTHPLATQEIDGMIDMIQTLMDKGFAYEVNGTVYFRVKNFKEYGKLSHKNLEDLQSGFRSLQVSGENQKEDPLDFVLWKPKKEGEPFWVSPWSEGRPGWHIECSVMSKKYLGEEIDIHAGGEDLVFPHHENEIAQSECCNGKQFARYWMHNAFLNIDNRKMSKSLGNFFTVREIGEKYDLQVLRFFMLNAHYRSPLNFSAELMEASKNSLERIITCVEQLKHLLETAEKTEMTAEEKALEAEVLEYVKKYENSMEDDFNTADAIAAIFELVKFANTKANENSTAAFVQYLFDTIVHLSDVLGLIVNKEAEILDEEIEKLIEERQMARKEKNFKRADEIRDELATMGIILKDTREGVQWKRA; this is translated from the coding sequence ATGAGAATTTATAACACACTGACAAAGAAAAAAGAAGAATTTATTCCTTTAGAAGAAGGAAAAGTAAAGATGTATGTCTGTGGACCTACGGTTTATAATTTTATTCATATCGGAAATGCAAGACCGATGATCGTATTTGATACAGTACGCCGCTATATGGAATACAAAGGATATGAAGTAAATTATGTATCCAATTTTACAGATGTAGATGACAAGATTATTGCGAAGGCAGTAGAAGAAGGTGTAAGTGCAGAGGAGATTTCCAGCCGTTATATTAAAGAATGTAAAAAAGATATGGCAGATATGAATGTAAAACCGGCGACTACTCATCCGCTGGCAACACAGGAAATTGACGGAATGATTGATATGATACAGACTTTAATGGACAAAGGCTTTGCCTATGAGGTAAACGGTACTGTATATTTCCGCGTAAAGAATTTCAAAGAATACGGAAAGCTGTCTCATAAAAATCTGGAGGATTTGCAGTCAGGATTTCGTTCTTTACAGGTTTCGGGAGAAAATCAGAAGGAAGACCCATTGGATTTCGTACTTTGGAAACCGAAAAAAGAAGGAGAACCTTTCTGGGTATCCCCATGGAGTGAAGGTCGTCCGGGCTGGCATATTGAGTGTTCTGTGATGTCTAAAAAATATCTAGGTGAAGAAATTGACATCCATGCAGGCGGTGAAGACCTTGTTTTCCCACATCATGAAAACGAAATTGCTCAGTCTGAATGCTGCAACGGAAAGCAGTTTGCAAGATACTGGATGCACAACGCTTTCTTGAATATTGACAATCGCAAAATGTCAAAATCTCTTGGAAACTTCTTTACCGTAAGAGAAATCGGAGAAAAATATGATTTACAGGTGCTTCGCTTCTTTATGTTAAATGCACATTACAGAAGTCCGCTGAATTTCAGCGCTGAGCTGATGGAAGCTTCTAAAAATTCTCTGGAAAGAATTATTACTTGTGTGGAGCAGTTAAAACACCTGTTGGAAACAGCAGAAAAAACAGAAATGACAGCAGAAGAAAAAGCCTTGGAAGCGGAAGTTCTGGAATATGTAAAGAAATATGAAAATTCCATGGAAGATGATTTTAATACCGCAGATGCCATTGCCGCTATTTTTGAGTTGGTTAAATTTGCCAATACAAAAGCAAATGAAAACAGCACAGCAGCTTTTGTACAGTATCTTTTTGATACCATTGTGCATTTAAGCGATGTGTTAGGTCTGATTGTGAACAAGGAAGCTGAAATTTTAGATGAAGAAATTGAAAAACTGATTGAAGAACGTCAGATGGCAAGAAAAGAGAAAAACTTTAAAAGAGCAGATGAAATCAGAGATGAATTGGCTACTATGGGTATCATCTTAAAAGATACAAGAGAGGGTGTACAATGGAAGCGAGCTTAA
- a CDS encoding Mini-ribonuclease 3, with amino-acid sequence MEASLKKFKELFELEDTDIRTYSPLTLAYIGDAIYELVIRTILVEKGNTQVNKLHQRASKLVKASAQSEIIEKLKPYLTEEEMGIFKRGRNAKSFTMAKNASMSDYRRATGFEALMGHLYLTEQWDRMLELIKIGITEGEKDGE; translated from the coding sequence ATGGAAGCGAGCTTAAAGAAATTCAAGGAGCTGTTTGAACTGGAGGATACGGATATCAGAACCTATTCTCCTTTAACCCTTGCCTACATCGGAGATGCCATTTATGAGCTGGTTATCCGTACTATTTTAGTGGAAAAAGGAAATACTCAAGTAAATAAGCTGCATCAAAGAGCCAGCAAATTAGTAAAAGCATCTGCCCAGTCAGAGATTATCGAAAAGCTGAAACCATATCTTACAGAAGAAGAAATGGGAATTTTCAAAAGAGGAAGAAATGCAAAATCCTTTACCATGGCAAAAAATGCCAGTATGTCCGATTACAGAAGAGCTACGGGATTTGAGGCGTTAATGGGACATTTGTATCTGACAGAGCAGTGGGACAGAATGTTAGAATTGATAAAAATAGGAATTACAGAAGGAGAAAAGGATGGAGAATAA
- the rlmB gene encoding 23S rRNA (guanosine(2251)-2'-O)-methyltransferase RlmB, translating into MENKFQETKVEGRNAVLEAFRSGKSVDKLFVLEKCEDGPVRTILREAKKHDTMIKYVKKERLDQLSETGKHQGVIAMTAAYNYAEVEDILAAAREKGEPPFLVLLDNIEDPHNLGAIIRTANLAGAHGVIIPKNRAVGLTATVARTSAGALNYTPVAKVTNLARTIENLKKEGIWFVCADMGGTQMYDLDLKGAIGLVIGNEGDGVSKLVREKCDFIASIPMQGNIDSLNASVAAGVLAYEIVRQRMGK; encoded by the coding sequence ATGGAGAATAAATTCCAGGAAACAAAGGTAGAAGGCAGAAATGCGGTTTTAGAAGCGTTTCGTTCCGGAAAATCTGTGGATAAGTTATTTGTTCTGGAAAAATGCGAGGACGGTCCGGTACGCACCATTTTGCGTGAAGCAAAGAAGCATGATACCATGATTAAATATGTAAAAAAAGAAAGACTGGATCAGTTATCGGAAACAGGAAAACATCAGGGTGTGATTGCCATGACTGCGGCGTATAATTACGCAGAAGTAGAAGATATTCTGGCAGCAGCCAGAGAAAAAGGAGAACCGCCGTTTCTGGTATTGCTGGATAATATCGAAGACCCTCATAATCTGGGAGCAATTATCCGTACAGCAAATCTGGCAGGTGCTCATGGCGTGATTATTCCAAAGAACAGAGCCGTGGGGCTGACTGCGACGGTTGCAAGAACTTCTGCCGGAGCATTGAATTATACACCGGTTGCAAAGGTTACCAATCTTGCAAGAACCATTGAAAATCTGAAAAAAGAAGGAATTTGGTTTGTATGTGCGGATATGGGCGGAACACAGATGTACGACCTTGATTTAAAAGGCGCAATCGGACTGGTTATCGGAAACGAGGGCGACGGCGTATCAAAGCTGGTACGTGAAAAATGCGATTTTATTGCATCCATACCAATGCAGGGAAATATCGACTCTTTGAATGCCTCTGTGGCAGCAGGGGTATTGGCATACGAAATTGTAAGACAGAGAATGGGGAAATAG
- a CDS encoding sigma-70 family RNA polymerase sigma factor, producing the protein MMKEYENLKDEELFELLWQGQEGLEDYLINKYKGMVLKKAHAMFLIGGEQEDLIQEGMIGLFKAVRGYHPDKNASFSTFANLCIERQMYKAIEISGRQKHKPLNSYISLSEMEGPLYNAEDITQQNPEEIVIGKENVSRMMEEIKERLSPFENQVLDAYLDGADYLQIAEMTGKQPKSIDNALQRIKNKIHGMEWVK; encoded by the coding sequence ATGATGAAGGAATATGAAAATTTAAAAGATGAGGAGCTTTTTGAGCTTTTATGGCAGGGACAGGAAGGCTTGGAGGATTACCTCATTAACAAATATAAGGGAATGGTGCTGAAGAAGGCACATGCCATGTTTCTAATCGGAGGAGAGCAGGAGGATTTAATTCAGGAGGGTATGATTGGGCTGTTTAAGGCAGTCCGAGGATACCATCCTGACAAAAATGCTTCATTTTCCACTTTTGCTAATTTATGTATAGAAAGGCAGATGTATAAGGCCATTGAAATTTCAGGAAGGCAGAAGCACAAGCCATTAAATTCTTACATTTCTTTAAGTGAGATGGAAGGACCGCTGTATAATGCGGAAGATATTACACAGCAAAATCCGGAGGAAATTGTTATTGGAAAAGAAAATGTAAGCAGAATGATGGAGGAGATTAAGGAACGGTTAAGTCCTTTTGAAAATCAGGTGCTGGATGCTTATCTGGATGGAGCAGATTATCTTCAGATTGCAGAAATGACAGGAAAGCAGCCCAAGTCCATTGACAATGCACTGCAAAGAATAAAAAATAAAATTCATGGAATGGAATGGGTAAAATAA
- a CDS encoding glycosyl hydrolase family 95 catalytic domain-containing protein — protein MKSKKLKKAFAGLCTVALTVSSVPVSAQTEQTKAPQKESGLRLWYDEPASKGKNILNGGSFGTTEEDNTWQQQTLPIGNSFMGANVYGEIGEERLTFNQKTLWNGGPSESRPNYDGGNKETADNGQKMSEVYKEIIKLYKEGNDTQANELAKKLTGEVEGYGAYQSWGDIYVDFGLKEEQAENYVRDLNLENAVASVDFDYQDTKMHREYFISYPDNVLAMKFTADGNEKLDFDISFPIDNAEGVADKKLGKSVKTTVEDDMITVSGEMQDNQLKLNGKLKVETEGGKVQEKDGDKLHVSGASEAVVYVSADTDYLNKYPDYRTGETAQELDASVEKAVDKASKKGYEKVKKEHIKDYSEIFSRVQLDLGQNVPEKTTDILLNDYNAGKNTEAENRALEVILFQYGRYLTIASSRAGDLPSNLQGVWQNRVGDHNRIPWASDYHMNVNLQMNYWPTYSTNMAECATPLIDYINSLVEPGKVTAKTYFGVENGGFTAHTQNTPFGWTCPGWDFSWGWSPAALPWILQNCWEYYEYTGDVKYMEEHIYPMLKEAALLYDQILIEDEKTGRLVSAPAYSPEHGPVTAGNTYEQSLIWQLYEDAATAAEILGKDEDKAKEWRQRQEKLKPIEIGESGQIKEWYTETTLGSMGEKGHRHMSHLLGLFPGDLISVDNAEYMDAAIVSLKERGEKSTGWGMGQRINAWARTGDGNQAHKLIQNLFHDGIYPNLWDTHTPFQIDGNFGMTSGVSEMLMQSNMGYINMLPSLPDVWANGSVKGLVARGNFEVSMKWADKNLTEASVLSRNGGTATVQTKNASLATVFDEKGNPVEMKALTADRISFETEKGKTYIIKNIPQSVKVPTGLTAERLDEQSVELTWDEAEADGICFNVYRKVGNGDVQLIASNVKTNSYKDVTAYEKLGTMKYQITAVTSELESEKTEFVTIKDKGVTAGMIDDTDSHIIYEGAWGDWKEEVNYNGTIKYLNTPQGNESVSLNFVGTGIEVITCTNHDRGIMEVLIDDKSYGEIDTYSAQTKRQQKIFEKDDLPYGNHTITLKVLNKSSQGAGKSTKVELDAFRVLDNTMSMPASVQVSAVSGITIIGKANSTVQMKAEILPEDVQDKSVTWSSSDTSIAEVNENGLVTVKEKNGEVKITAVSKADTTKSGEVTLKVALKQGNANTVTEIEDAVQENGKWKPNPSITWSEGWSTWDGEADRHHGGTKTEATGAGKYFEYTFTGNQIEVYVQKHQNCGNFEIYLDDEKVDTYSFDTEIGTGEDQALLFKSEELSNEEHKIKCVITDRGGKQQANLDYLKVYAPADSSVLDKSNLQDVITEASVLSEEAYPQDKWAELQKVYKEAVAVMNKDDAKQDEIDKAAEALEAAISALGKAQPPVVKQEKGKAILVESKQIVLEWDKVQGAKSYEIIDNEHQVKAETTDTFARVTGLEPGTTYNFKIYAVNEGGKSEKAIEINEVTTTNPNGENTIPPVTDIAKKVTGKDSVKLTWKAPTDTKTAGYIVYVDGAKKGVTEKEAFTLQGLVKNQIYVVKIIAFDEEGHKSVPAQFAFSFEEEKEGWVQTGNGWEYYENGKKAVGWKDISGTWYYFNDNGIMETGWAEVNGHWYFLNDSGAMETGWVSVKGHWYYMDQWGAMCTGWVSVNGHWYYMDQWGAMCTGWVSVKGHWYYMDQWGAMQTGWVFVGGYWYYLNADGAMASNQWIDGYYVGASGQMI, from the coding sequence ATGAAAAGTAAAAAATTAAAGAAAGCTTTTGCAGGGTTGTGTACAGTAGCGTTAACAGTATCTTCTGTTCCGGTATCCGCACAAACAGAACAGACAAAAGCGCCGCAAAAGGAAAGCGGTTTGCGCCTTTGGTATGATGAGCCTGCTTCAAAAGGGAAAAATATTTTAAACGGAGGAAGCTTTGGAACGACAGAAGAAGACAATACATGGCAGCAGCAGACGCTTCCTATCGGCAACAGCTTTATGGGTGCAAATGTGTATGGAGAGATTGGAGAAGAAAGGCTGACATTCAATCAGAAAACCCTCTGGAACGGTGGCCCCAGTGAAAGCCGCCCGAATTATGATGGGGGAAATAAGGAAACAGCTGACAATGGTCAGAAAATGTCCGAAGTATATAAGGAAATCATTAAATTATATAAAGAGGGCAATGATACACAGGCAAATGAGCTTGCAAAAAAACTTACCGGAGAAGTAGAAGGATATGGAGCATACCAGTCATGGGGGGATATTTATGTAGATTTCGGTTTGAAAGAAGAACAGGCAGAAAACTATGTTCGTGACTTAAATCTGGAAAATGCAGTAGCTTCGGTAGATTTTGACTATCAGGATACAAAAATGCACCGAGAATATTTTATCAGTTATCCGGATAATGTATTGGCAATGAAATTTACTGCTGATGGTAATGAGAAATTGGATTTTGATATTTCTTTTCCAATAGATAATGCAGAGGGAGTAGCAGATAAAAAATTGGGTAAGTCTGTGAAAACCACTGTTGAAGACGATATGATTACCGTGTCAGGTGAAATGCAGGACAACCAGTTAAAACTGAATGGAAAATTAAAAGTAGAGACAGAAGGTGGAAAAGTGCAGGAAAAGGATGGGGACAAGCTTCATGTATCCGGCGCATCGGAAGCGGTTGTTTATGTTTCTGCAGATACTGATTATTTGAATAAATATCCTGATTATCGTACAGGGGAAACTGCACAGGAATTGGACGCAAGTGTAGAAAAAGCTGTGGATAAGGCTAGTAAAAAAGGATATGAGAAAGTAAAAAAAGAACATATTAAAGATTATTCTGAAATTTTTTCAAGAGTACAGTTGGATTTGGGACAGAATGTTCCGGAAAAGACAACAGATATTTTGCTGAATGATTATAATGCAGGGAAAAATACAGAGGCAGAAAATCGTGCATTAGAGGTAATATTGTTCCAGTATGGAAGATATTTAACCATTGCTTCCTCCAGAGCAGGAGATTTGCCCTCTAATTTACAGGGAGTATGGCAAAATCGTGTAGGAGATCACAACAGAATTCCATGGGCATCCGATTATCACATGAATGTCAACTTGCAGATGAATTATTGGCCTACTTATTCTACTAATATGGCAGAATGTGCTACGCCTTTGATTGATTATATCAATTCTCTTGTAGAACCGGGAAAAGTAACGGCAAAAACTTATTTTGGGGTTGAAAATGGAGGCTTTACAGCTCATACTCAGAATACGCCATTTGGATGGACCTGTCCGGGTTGGGATTTTAGCTGGGGTTGGTCACCGGCAGCGCTTCCTTGGATTTTACAGAATTGCTGGGAATATTATGAATATACCGGTGATGTGAAATATATGGAAGAGCATATTTATCCAATGTTAAAGGAAGCAGCTCTTTTATATGACCAGATTTTGATTGAAGATGAAAAGACAGGAAGGCTTGTTTCTGCGCCTGCGTATTCACCGGAGCATGGACCTGTCACAGCAGGAAATACTTATGAACAGTCCTTAATCTGGCAGTTGTATGAAGATGCAGCTACGGCAGCAGAGATATTGGGTAAAGACGAAGATAAGGCAAAAGAATGGCGTCAACGACAGGAAAAATTAAAACCGATTGAAATCGGTGAAAGCGGTCAGATTAAAGAATGGTATACGGAAACTACTTTGGGAAGTATGGGAGAAAAAGGTCACAGACACATGTCACATTTACTGGGACTGTTTCCGGGAGATTTGATTTCCGTAGATAACGCAGAATACATGGATGCTGCCATTGTTTCTCTGAAAGAAAGAGGAGAGAAGAGTACCGGATGGGGAATGGGACAGAGAATTAACGCATGGGCAAGAACCGGAGACGGAAATCAGGCACACAAACTTATTCAAAATCTCTTCCATGACGGTATTTATCCAAACCTTTGGGATACACATACGCCATTCCAGATTGACGGAAACTTCGGTATGACATCCGGTGTGTCAGAGATGCTGATGCAGAGTAATATGGGATATATCAATATGCTGCCTTCTCTGCCGGATGTGTGGGCAAACGGAAGTGTCAAAGGACTTGTTGCAAGAGGAAATTTTGAAGTCAGCATGAAATGGGCTGACAAAAATCTGACAGAGGCATCTGTTTTATCAAGAAACGGAGGAACTGCAACGGTTCAGACAAAGAATGCTTCTTTGGCAACGGTTTTTGATGAAAAAGGAAATCCGGTAGAGATGAAGGCTTTGACAGCAGATCGTATTTCTTTTGAAACAGAAAAGGGAAAAACTTATATTATAAAAAATATTCCGCAGAGTGTGAAAGTTCCTACCGGTCTTACAGCAGAACGTTTGGATGAGCAAAGTGTAGAACTTACATGGGATGAAGCAGAAGCGGATGGAATTTGTTTCAATGTATATCGCAAAGTAGGAAACGGAGATGTACAGTTAATCGCAAGTAATGTAAAAACCAACTCTTACAAGGATGTAACAGCATACGAAAAACTGGGTACTATGAAATATCAGATTACAGCAGTGACTTCTGAGCTGGAGTCTGAGAAAACAGAGTTTGTTACGATAAAAGACAAAGGCGTAACTGCGGGAATGATTGATGATACCGACAGCCATATTATCTATGAAGGTGCATGGGGCGATTGGAAAGAAGAGGTAAATTATAACGGTACAATTAAGTATCTGAATACTCCACAGGGGAATGAAAGTGTTTCTTTGAACTTTGTAGGAACAGGAATTGAGGTAATTACCTGTACCAACCATGACAGAGGAATAATGGAAGTTTTGATTGATGATAAGTCTTATGGAGAAATAGATACTTATAGCGCACAAACAAAGCGTCAGCAGAAAATTTTCGAAAAGGACGATTTGCCTTACGGAAACCATACAATTACTTTGAAGGTATTAAATAAGAGCAGTCAGGGAGCAGGAAAGTCTACAAAGGTAGAACTGGATGCTTTCCGTGTTCTGGATAATACGATGTCAATGCCTGCTTCTGTTCAGGTATCTGCGGTATCAGGAATTACAATTATTGGAAAAGCAAACAGTACAGTCCAAATGAAAGCAGAAATATTGCCGGAGGATGTACAAGATAAGAGTGTAACATGGTCTTCTTCTGATACTTCTATTGCAGAGGTGAATGAAAATGGTCTTGTAACGGTAAAAGAAAAAAATGGAGAAGTAAAGATTACCGCAGTATCAAAAGCAGATACTACAAAGAGTGGAGAAGTAACCTTAAAGGTAGCCTTGAAACAGGGAAATGCAAATACAGTAACAGAAATTGAAGATGCTGTACAGGAAAATGGAAAGTGGAAACCAAATCCTTCCATTACATGGAGTGAAGGCTGGTCAACATGGGACGGAGAAGCTGACAGACACCATGGTGGAACGAAGACAGAAGCAACAGGAGCAGGCAAATACTTTGAATATACCTTTACAGGAAACCAGATTGAAGTATATGTACAGAAGCATCAAAACTGTGGAAACTTCGAAATCTATCTGGATGATGAAAAAGTAGATACTTATTCCTTTGACACAGAAATTGGAACAGGAGAAGATCAGGCGCTGTTGTTTAAATCAGAAGAACTTTCCAATGAAGAACATAAGATTAAGTGTGTGATTACTGACAGAGGCGGAAAACAGCAGGCAAATTTGGATTATTTGAAAGTATATGCCCCGGCAGACTCTTCCGTTTTGGATAAATCAAATCTTCAGGACGTTATCACAGAAGCATCTGTGTTGTCAGAAGAAGCTTATCCACAGGATAAATGGGCAGAATTACAAAAGGTATATAAAGAAGCTGTTGCTGTTATGAATAAAGATGATGCAAAACAGGATGAAATAGACAAGGCAGCAGAAGCGTTAGAAGCAGCCATTTCAGCTTTAGGAAAAGCACAGCCGCCTGTTGTGAAACAGGAAAAAGGAAAAGCTATTTTAGTAGAGTCAAAGCAGATTGTATTAGAATGGGATAAGGTACAAGGTGCAAAATCTTATGAAATTATAGATAACGAACATCAAGTAAAGGCAGAAACAACAGATACCTTTGCAAGAGTAACGGGATTAGAGCCGGGAACGACGTATAACTTCAAGATTTATGCAGTAAATGAAGGCGGGAAATCAGAAAAAGCGATTGAAATCAATGAGGTAACAACAACAAATCCAAATGGAGAGAATACAATTCCGCCTGTTACGGATATAGCAAAAAAGGTTACAGGAAAAGATAGTGTAAAATTGACATGGAAAGCTCCGACAGATACTAAGACAGCAGGGTACATAGTTTATGTAGACGGTGCCAAGAAAGGAGTTACAGAAAAAGAAGCATTTACATTACAAGGACTTGTAAAAAATCAGATTTATGTAGTAAAAATTATAGCTTTTGATGAAGAAGGTCATAAATCTGTTCCTGCACAGTTTGCATTTTCTTTTGAAGAAGAAAAAGAAGGCTGGGTTCAGACAGGAAATGGTTGGGAGTATTATGAAAACGGAAAGAAAGCAGTTGGCTGGAAAGATATTTCAGGAACATGGTATTATTTTAATGACAATGGTATTATGGAAACCGGCTGGGCAGAAGTAAATGGTCATTGGTATTTCTTGAATGACAGCGGTGCGATGGAAACGGGCTGGGTATCCGTAAAGGGCCACTGGTACTATATGGATCAGTGGGGAGCAATGTGTACCGGCTGGGTATCCGTAAACGGCCACTGGTATTACATGGACCAGTGGGGAGCAATGTGCACCGGCTGGGTATCCGTAAAGGGCCACTGGTATTACATGGACCAGTGGGGAGCAATGCAGACCGGCTGGGTATTTGTAGGAGGATATTGGTATTATCTAAATGCAGATGGAGCAATGGCATCTAATCAGTGGATTGATGGATATTACGTAGGAGCATCCGGACAGATGATATAA
- a CDS encoding NTP transferase domain-containing protein has translation MGKRIHGILLAAGFSHRFRGNKLLYPLKGKALYLHLTERLEKLLKKGTLDSLVMVTQYDEILQEMKKRKIEAIKNENSRQGISSSLKLGLCKAQEFEEKEDENYYIFFVTDQPYLQEKTIEDFLWAFVQTGKTIGCVKCGKEMGNPVIFHEKYKEELECLQGDKGGKCVLRKYEKEVFYFEVEDKKELQDIDERGELP, from the coding sequence ATGGGAAAAAGAATACATGGGATTTTGCTGGCGGCAGGATTTTCACATAGGTTTCGGGGAAATAAATTATTGTATCCTTTGAAAGGAAAAGCGCTGTATCTTCATTTGACAGAACGTTTGGAAAAGCTTTTAAAAAAAGGGACATTGGACAGTTTGGTAATGGTTACACAGTATGATGAAATTCTTCAGGAAATGAAGAAAAGAAAGATAGAAGCAATAAAAAATGAGAACAGCCGACAGGGGATTTCATCTTCTTTAAAATTGGGGCTTTGTAAGGCACAGGAGTTTGAAGAAAAAGAGGACGAGAATTATTATATATTCTTTGTGACAGACCAACCGTATTTGCAAGAGAAAACAATAGAAGATTTTTTGTGGGCTTTTGTTCAAACGGGTAAAACCATTGGCTGTGTAAAATGTGGAAAAGAAATGGGAAATCCCGTTATTTTTCATGAAAAATATAAAGAAGAGCTGGAATGTTTGCAAGGGGATAAAGGGGGAAAATGCGTACTGCGAAAGTATGAAAAAGAAGTGTTTTATTTTGAAGTAGAAGATAAAAAAGAATTACAGGATATTGATGAAAGAGGAGAATTGCCTTAA
- a CDS encoding S-ribosylhomocysteine lyase: protein MEKIASFTIDHIKLQPGIYVSRKDFVGREVITTFDLRMTSPNEEPVMNTAEVHTIEHLGATFLRNHKTFSDKVIYFGPMGCRTGFYLLLAGDYESKDIVPLITEMFIFIRDFHDEVPGASAKDCGNYLDMNLNMANWLADRYLNHVLFNISEERLVYPK, encoded by the coding sequence ATGGAAAAAATCGCAAGCTTCACTATTGATCATATAAAGCTTCAGCCGGGAATTTATGTATCTCGCAAGGATTTTGTGGGAAGAGAAGTTATTACTACTTTTGATTTACGCATGACTTCTCCCAACGAAGAACCAGTTATGAATACTGCCGAAGTACATACTATCGAACATCTGGGGGCTACTTTTTTAAGAAACCATAAAACTTTTTCTGATAAAGTAATCTATTTTGGACCTATGGGATGTCGTACAGGCTTCTACCTTCTTCTGGCAGGAGATTATGAGTCTAAGGATATTGTTCCTCTTATTACAGAAATGTTTATCTTTATCCGTGATTTCCACGATGAAGTGCCGGGAGCTTCCGCAAAAGACTGCGGAAACTATCTGGATATGAATTTGAATATGGCAAACTGGCTGGCAGATAGATATTTAAACCATGTTCTTTTCAATATTTCTGAAGAAAGACTGGTTTATCCGAAATAA